Proteins co-encoded in one Flavobacterium fluviale genomic window:
- a CDS encoding catalase: protein MEENKKLTTATGTPVPDNQNIQTAGPRGPVLLQDFWFLEKMAHFDREVIPERRMHAKGSGAYGTFTVTHDITKYTRADLFSEIGKKTEMFARFSTVAGERGAADAERDIRGFALKFYTNEGNWDLVGNNTPVFFFRDPMKFPDLNHAVKRDPKTNLRSADNNWDFWTLLPEALHQVTIVMSDRGIPRSYRQMHGFGSHTFSFLNAQNERHYVKFHFVSQQGIDNLSDEEAALLVGGDRESHQRDLFNAIEEGNFPKWKLFVQIMTEEQAENYRFHPFDLTKVWLKGDFPLIPVGEFELNKNPENYFAEVEQAAFNPAHVVPGISFSPDKMLQARLFSYGDAHRYRLGVNNFQIPVNSSRCPYNTFHRDGAMRVDGNNGGRKHYEPNSFGEWQEQPEFKEPPLKLHGDAWAHNFRDDDTDYFTQPGLLFRLLTDEKKQLLFKNTAAQVGGAQKFIQVRHIRNCFKADPAYGEGVANALGMTMEEVNAFDDPRLAIVVR from the coding sequence ATGGAAGAAAACAAAAAATTAACAACTGCTACAGGAACTCCAGTTCCAGATAACCAAAATATTCAAACAGCAGGCCCTCGTGGACCAGTTTTACTTCAAGATTTTTGGTTCTTAGAAAAGATGGCCCATTTTGACCGCGAAGTGATTCCCGAGAGAAGAATGCATGCCAAAGGATCTGGAGCATACGGAACTTTTACAGTAACCCATGACATTACAAAATATACAAGAGCAGATTTGTTTTCTGAAATTGGAAAGAAGACAGAAATGTTTGCTCGTTTCTCTACTGTTGCAGGAGAAAGGGGAGCCGCTGATGCTGAAAGAGATATCCGTGGTTTTGCTTTGAAATTTTATACAAATGAAGGAAATTGGGATTTGGTTGGAAATAACACTCCAGTATTTTTCTTCCGTGATCCAATGAAATTTCCAGATCTGAACCACGCTGTAAAACGTGATCCTAAAACCAATTTAAGAAGTGCTGACAATAATTGGGATTTTTGGACATTACTTCCTGAAGCACTGCACCAGGTTACCATAGTAATGAGTGATAGAGGAATTCCAAGATCATACAGACAAATGCACGGATTTGGCAGTCATACTTTTAGTTTTCTGAACGCTCAAAATGAAAGACATTACGTAAAGTTTCATTTTGTTTCACAACAGGGTATTGATAATCTTTCTGATGAAGAAGCGGCATTGTTAGTTGGAGGGGATAGGGAAAGCCATCAGCGTGATTTATTTAATGCTATTGAAGAAGGAAATTTTCCAAAATGGAAATTATTTGTTCAAATTATGACAGAGGAACAAGCAGAGAATTACCGTTTTCATCCTTTTGATTTGACTAAAGTTTGGTTAAAAGGTGATTTTCCATTAATTCCTGTGGGAGAATTTGAACTAAATAAAAACCCAGAAAATTATTTTGCCGAAGTTGAGCAAGCGGCTTTTAATCCAGCTCACGTTGTACCTGGAATTAGTTTCTCTCCAGATAAAATGCTGCAAGCCCGTTTGTTTTCTTATGGTGATGCCCATAGATATCGTTTGGGAGTGAATAATTTCCAAATCCCTGTAAATTCATCAAGATGTCCTTATAATACTTTCCATAGAGATGGTGCGATGCGTGTCGATGGAAATAACGGCGGACGTAAACATTACGAGCCAAACAGCTTTGGAGAATGGCAGGAACAGCCAGAATTTAAAGAACCGCCATTAAAACTTCATGGTGATGCGTGGGCACATAATTTTAGAGATGATGATACTGATTATTTCACACAACCTGGATTATTGTTTCGTTTGCTGACAGATGAGAAAAAACAGTTGTTATTTAAAAATACGGCTGCACAAGTTGGAGGGGCTCAAAAGTTTATTCAAGTCCGTCATATTAGAAATTGTTTCAAAGCAGATCCTGCATACGGAGAAGGAGTAGCAAATGCTTTAGGAATGACAATGGAAGAAGTAAATGCTTTTGATGATCCTAGATTAGCGATTGTGGTTCGTTAG
- the pyrF gene encoding orotidine-5'-phosphate decarboxylase translates to MTTQQLHEQILQKKSFLCVGLDPDLAKMPQHLLETEDPIFEFNKAIIDATHDLTVGYKPNTAFFEAYGIKGWISLQKTINYINENYPEIFTIADAKRGDIGNTSSMYAKAFFEDLNFDSVTVAPYMGKDSVEPFLAFENKHTIMLALTSNEGAFDFQTLNTNGKELYKQVLETSKTWKNSENLMYVVGATKAEYFTEIRKIVPDSFLLVPGIGAQGGSLSEVCKYGMNDKIGLLVNSARAIIYASKGTDFAEKAREEALSVQKEMAEIIGLKFQV, encoded by the coding sequence ATGACAACACAACAATTACACGAACAAATTCTTCAAAAAAAATCATTTCTATGCGTTGGTTTAGATCCAGATCTAGCTAAAATGCCACAGCATTTATTAGAAACAGAAGATCCGATTTTTGAATTTAATAAAGCAATAATCGATGCTACACACGATTTAACTGTAGGTTATAAACCAAATACAGCTTTCTTTGAGGCATACGGAATAAAAGGATGGATATCGCTGCAGAAAACAATCAATTACATCAACGAAAATTATCCTGAAATTTTTACTATTGCCGATGCAAAACGTGGTGATATCGGGAATACATCTAGTATGTATGCAAAAGCTTTTTTTGAAGATTTGAATTTTGATAGTGTAACCGTTGCTCCTTATATGGGAAAAGATTCTGTCGAGCCATTTTTAGCATTCGAAAATAAACACACTATAATGTTAGCTTTAACATCGAATGAAGGTGCATTCGATTTTCAGACTTTAAATACAAACGGAAAAGAATTGTATAAACAAGTTTTGGAAACTTCTAAAACTTGGAAAAACAGCGAAAACTTGATGTACGTTGTGGGCGCAACAAAAGCCGAATATTTTACTGAAATTAGAAAAATTGTTCCAGACAGCTTTTTATTAGTTCCAGGAATTGGCGCTCAAGGCGGAAGCTTATCTGAAGTCTGCAAATACGGAATGAATGATAAAATTGGTCTTTTGGTAAATTCTGCAAGAGCTATTATCTACGCTTCAAAGGGAACTGACTTTGCTGAAAAGGCTAGGGAAGAAGCTTTATCAGTTCAAAAAGAAATGGCTGAGATTATTGGTTTAAAGTTTCAGGTTTAA
- a CDS encoding Dps family protein, translating into MSPNIGISPKNLKKSATILATILSNEMTLYVKTRKFHWNISGNSFMELHKLFEDQYRILEANIDEVAERINQLGEKTIGTMKEFIENSTLKESPKEYASQKHMLIELLENHEQLVTEFRGYLPVFENETNDAGSADFVTGLLQEHEKMAWVLRRYQG; encoded by the coding sequence ATGAGCCCAAATATCGGAATATCGCCAAAAAACTTAAAAAAAAGTGCCACTATATTAGCCACAATTTTATCGAACGAAATGACTTTATATGTGAAAACTAGAAAGTTTCACTGGAATATATCGGGAAATAGTTTTATGGAATTGCATAAACTATTTGAAGACCAATACCGAATTCTTGAAGCGAATATTGATGAAGTTGCAGAACGAATTAACCAGCTTGGAGAAAAAACAATTGGAACTATGAAAGAGTTTATTGAAAATTCTACTCTTAAGGAATCTCCAAAAGAATATGCCTCTCAAAAACATATGTTAATTGAACTTTTAGAAAACCATGAGCAGCTGGTAACCGAATTTAGAGGTTATCTTCCTGTTTTTGAAAATGAAACAAATGACGCCGGTTCTGCAGACTTTGTAACGGGTCTGCTGCAGGAACACGAAAAAATGGCTTGGGTTTTAAGAAGATATCAGGGGTAA
- a CDS encoding sensor histidine kinase, whose product MKWIPNFNSSNSLRVIFVIAVFILLFLSSIAYKHNQDLNESSKLVMHTYEINIQLEQLMSAIKDAETGQRGYIITRNARFLTPYIYSRDKVNTSFITLKKLTADNPQQQENLQKLFKLITQRFVSFENCLKYSDPKTYDKRKLDNHMFGGRILMENIRFKVDEMNDIEKAFLKKRLKIYDSEISLSPLFSISLFLAALLFILLAYRQISRDFQRLKIFNKRLLISNGLIAESESIGNFSTWQWDLDSDKIDYSDNQYRLLGCEPKSFVPNKATLLKFVHPDDKETFAEYMDGIIDKKKLTFVYYKIVRADYEIRYFKTTGKIVTDQQGSKILLGINFDITDEHLLNIELQERNRELEKSNKELASFNHVASHDLQEPLRKIQTFISRVSDADKAVMSESAKNYIHKIESSAKRMRVLIDDLLLFSRTNTTKKEFIKMNLNELLDNAESELAEIIEEKKAVIRSEKLPKLSVIPYQIEQLFINLIGNSLKYSRPGVEPEISILSEKVSSADYPEILEQSIKKFHKITFTDNGMGFDPQFKETIFILFQRLHSKTDYPGTGIGLAICKKIVENHKGHITADSTLGKGSSFTVYLPD is encoded by the coding sequence ATGAAGTGGATCCCAAATTTTAATTCTTCAAACTCTTTGAGAGTTATTTTTGTAATCGCAGTTTTCATCCTGTTATTTCTTTCTTCTATCGCTTATAAGCATAATCAGGACTTGAATGAATCAAGTAAACTGGTTATGCATACTTACGAAATCAACATCCAGCTCGAACAATTAATGTCGGCTATTAAAGATGCAGAAACGGGCCAGCGAGGGTATATTATCACTCGCAACGCCCGTTTTTTAACGCCGTATATTTATTCACGTGATAAAGTAAACACCTCGTTTATTACTTTAAAAAAACTCACTGCCGATAATCCACAGCAACAGGAAAATCTTCAAAAACTTTTCAAACTCATTACGCAGCGTTTCGTTTCTTTTGAAAATTGCCTAAAATATAGCGACCCTAAAACGTATGACAAAAGAAAATTAGACAACCATATGTTTGGCGGTCGAATTCTAATGGAAAATATTCGGTTTAAGGTTGACGAAATGAATGATATTGAAAAAGCCTTTCTCAAAAAAAGACTTAAAATTTATGATTCTGAAATCTCATTAAGTCCGCTTTTTTCGATTTCCCTATTCTTAGCTGCCTTACTTTTTATTTTATTGGCTTACAGACAAATCAGCCGTGATTTTCAACGTTTAAAAATTTTTAATAAAAGACTTTTAATTTCAAACGGATTAATTGCTGAATCTGAAAGTATTGGAAATTTCAGTACTTGGCAATGGGATTTAGACTCTGATAAAATTGACTATTCTGATAATCAATATCGCCTGCTGGGCTGCGAACCTAAATCTTTTGTTCCGAATAAGGCAACTCTATTAAAATTTGTTCATCCAGACGATAAAGAAACGTTTGCTGAATATATGGACGGAATTATCGATAAAAAGAAACTTACGTTTGTATATTATAAAATTGTCCGTGCAGATTACGAAATCCGATATTTTAAGACCACTGGTAAAATTGTAACCGATCAGCAGGGTAGTAAAATTTTACTTGGTATTAATTTTGACATTACTGATGAGCATTTATTAAATATCGAACTTCAGGAACGAAATAGAGAATTAGAGAAAAGCAATAAAGAGCTGGCTTCTTTCAACCATGTTGCGAGCCATGATTTGCAGGAACCGCTGCGAAAAATCCAGACCTTTATTTCGAGGGTTTCAGATGCGGATAAAGCTGTAATGTCTGAAAGTGCAAAAAATTACATCCATAAAATTGAAAGCTCTGCAAAAAGAATGCGCGTATTAATTGACGACCTTCTTTTATTCTCCAGAACAAATACTACTAAGAAGGAGTTTATTAAAATGAATTTAAATGAACTTCTTGATAATGCAGAATCTGAACTGGCAGAAATTATAGAAGAAAAGAAAGCCGTTATTAGAAGTGAAAAACTTCCTAAGCTATCCGTCATTCCCTATCAGATTGAGCAGTTGTTCATTAATTTAATTGGAAACTCATTAAAATACAGCCGACCAGGTGTTGAACCTGAAATTTCGATTTTAAGCGAAAAAGTAAGTTCTGCTGACTATCCAGAAATTTTGGAGCAGTCTATAAAGAAATTCCATAAAATAACTTTTACTGATAACGGAATGGGATTTGACCCGCAGTTTAAAGAAACTATTTTTATTCTTTTTCAGCGCCTTCATTCTAAAACAGATTATCCAGGAACCGGAATTGGTTTAGCAATTTGTAAAAAAATTGTAGAAAATCATAAAGGACATATTACAGCAGACAGTACTTTAGGAAAAGGTTCATCGTTTACCGTTTACCTTCCTGATTAA
- a CDS encoding CsbD family protein → MNTTEIKGNWNELKGKLKQKYAELTDDDLMFAEGKEDEMYGRLQQKLGKTKEEFHQILSDL, encoded by the coding sequence ATGAATACTACAGAGATAAAAGGAAACTGGAATGAGTTAAAAGGAAAGTTAAAACAAAAATATGCTGAATTAACAGATGACGATTTGATGTTTGCTGAAGGAAAAGAAGACGAAATGTACGGAAGACTTCAACAAAAATTAGGAAAAACAAAAGAAGAATTTCATCAAATCCTGTCAGATTTGTAA
- a CDS encoding lmo0937 family membrane protein yields the protein MSNLLYTIAVILVILWALGFFVYSFGSIIHILLVIAIIAVLLRLIKGREI from the coding sequence ATGTCAAACTTATTATATACAATCGCAGTGATTTTGGTAATTCTTTGGGCTTTAGGGTTCTTTGTTTACAGTTTCGGAAGTATTATTCACATTCTGTTAGTTATTGCCATTATCGCAGTACTGCTTAGACTTATTAAAGGTCGAGAAATTTAA
- a CDS encoding ABC transporter substrate-binding protein: MKQIIDQLGTVHSFETTPKRIISLVPSQTELLYDLGLEEKIIGITKFCVHPFHFKSTKKIVGGTKKIHFEKIKLLEPDIIICNKEENTEEIVNLLQEICPVWVTNIVSVEDNFQMISDFGQLFNCRTEAQKWNDKLTFALSDFKNYIKDIPSKKAAYFIWKNPYMAAGNDTYINELLKLNHFTNIYQDKGRYPEIELKKMRLEGDPDLVFLSSEPYPFKEEDAFEIGRFTHHAKTIFVDGEMFSWHGSRLLKAFAYFKLLQERLKS, from the coding sequence ATGAAACAAATAATAGATCAGCTGGGTACTGTTCATTCTTTTGAAACAACTCCAAAACGTATCATTTCGCTAGTTCCATCGCAAACCGAATTATTGTATGATTTAGGTTTAGAAGAGAAAATTATCGGAATTACCAAGTTTTGTGTGCATCCGTTTCATTTTAAGTCGACTAAAAAGATTGTTGGCGGAACAAAGAAAATTCATTTCGAAAAAATAAAACTTTTAGAGCCAGATATTATCATTTGCAATAAAGAAGAAAACACAGAAGAAATTGTAAATCTGTTACAGGAAATATGCCCGGTTTGGGTTACTAACATTGTTTCTGTTGAAGATAATTTTCAGATGATTTCAGATTTTGGACAACTTTTCAATTGCAGAACCGAAGCCCAAAAGTGGAATGATAAATTGACTTTCGCCTTGAGCGATTTTAAAAATTATATCAAAGATATTCCGTCTAAAAAAGCAGCGTATTTCATTTGGAAAAATCCATACATGGCTGCGGGCAATGATACCTATATAAATGAATTATTGAAATTAAATCATTTTACAAATATATACCAAGATAAGGGGCGTTATCCCGAAATCGAATTAAAAAAAATGCGCTTGGAAGGAGATCCAGATCTTGTTTTCCTTTCTTCGGAGCCTTATCCTTTTAAAGAAGAAGATGCTTTTGAAATAGGCAGATTCACACATCACGCCAAAACCATCTTCGTCGACGGCGAAATGTTCTCTTGGCACGGAAGCCGATTACTAAAGGCTTTTGCGTATTTCAAATTATTGCAAGAAAGGTTGAAGAGTTAG
- the prfA gene encoding peptide chain release factor 1, which yields MLDRLQYVKQRFDEISDLIIQPDVIADQKRYVQLNQEYKSIKALVEKREEYILVLANIDEANEIIADGSDADMVEMAKMQLDEAKERLPQLEEEIKFMLIPKDPEDAKNVMVEIRAGTGGDEASIFAGDLFRMYTKYCEAQGWRTSVVDMNEGTSGGFKEVIFEVSGEDVYGTLKFEAGVHRVQRVPQTETQGRVHTSAATVMVLPEAEEFDVQIDMNDVRVDFFCSSGPGGQSVNTTKSAVRLTHIPTGLVAQCQDQKSQHKNKDKALTVLRSRLYEMELAKKEAEDATKRTSQVSSGDRSAKIRTYNYAQGRVTDHRVGLTLYDLGNIMNGDIQKIVAELQLVNNMEKLKEASEVF from the coding sequence ATGTTAGATAGACTTCAATATGTAAAGCAGCGTTTTGATGAGATTTCGGATTTGATTATTCAGCCGGATGTTATTGCTGATCAAAAGCGTTATGTGCAACTCAACCAAGAATATAAAAGCATAAAAGCTTTGGTTGAAAAGAGAGAAGAATACATTCTTGTTTTAGCCAATATTGACGAAGCAAACGAAATTATTGCTGACGGAAGCGATGCAGATATGGTTGAAATGGCCAAAATGCAGTTGGATGAAGCAAAAGAACGTTTACCGCAGCTAGAGGAGGAAATCAAATTTATGTTGATTCCTAAAGATCCTGAAGATGCTAAAAATGTTATGGTGGAGATCCGCGCCGGAACGGGTGGGGACGAAGCGAGTATTTTTGCCGGGGATTTGTTTAGAATGTATACTAAATATTGTGAAGCACAAGGATGGAGAACATCTGTTGTGGATATGAACGAAGGTACTTCTGGAGGTTTCAAAGAGGTTATTTTTGAGGTTTCGGGAGAGGATGTTTACGGTACTTTAAAGTTTGAAGCGGGTGTTCACCGTGTACAGCGTGTACCGCAGACTGAAACGCAGGGTCGTGTGCATACATCAGCTGCTACTGTTATGGTTTTACCAGAAGCAGAAGAGTTTGATGTACAGATCGATATGAACGATGTTCGTGTAGATTTCTTCTGTTCGTCTGGACCTGGAGGACAATCGGTAAATACTACGAAATCGGCTGTACGTTTAACGCACATTCCAACTGGATTGGTGGCGCAATGTCAGGATCAGAAATCGCAGCATAAAAATAAAGATAAGGCGTTAACGGTTTTACGTTCTCGTTTGTACGAAATGGAATTAGCTAAGAAAGAAGCTGAAGATGCTACAAAACGTACTTCTCAGGTAAGTTCTGGCGACCGTTCTGCTAAAATTCGTACCTATAACTACGCTCAAGGTCGTGTAACCGATCACAGAGTTGGTTTGACACTTTACGATTTAGGAAACATCATGAATGGTGATATTCAGAAAATTGTTGCCGAGCTTCAATTGGTTAACAACATGGAGAAATTGAAAGAGGCTTCAGAAGTTTTTTAA
- a CDS encoding porin family protein, producing the protein MKMQTNFLCALTLFLTASFGMLHAQDNNVNTEFGVKGGFNMSNLYGSGDDVDDNNILYGFNAGVYATLPISDMVAIQPEVLFTTKGAEFEYNNAFASGSTKFKLNYIEVPLLVRVNVTKNFNIHAGGYASYLVSSKVTGDGSFDFDQEIDRDDLAKFDAGIAAGVGVDFDPISIGVRYNYGLTTVGKERTVAGTTYTVPDAKNSNLTLYLSYKLN; encoded by the coding sequence ATGAAAATGCAAACAAATTTTTTATGCGCCTTAACACTTTTTTTAACAGCTTCATTTGGAATGCTGCACGCTCAAGACAATAATGTAAATACCGAGTTCGGTGTAAAAGGAGGATTCAACATGTCTAACTTATATGGAAGTGGAGATGATGTAGATGACAACAATATTTTATACGGTTTTAATGCCGGAGTTTATGCTACTCTTCCTATTTCAGATATGGTAGCTATTCAGCCAGAGGTTTTGTTTACCACAAAAGGTGCTGAATTTGAATACAACAATGCTTTTGCAAGCGGAAGTACAAAATTCAAATTAAACTATATCGAAGTTCCTTTATTAGTAAGAGTAAATGTTACTAAAAACTTTAATATTCATGCTGGTGGATACGCTTCTTACCTAGTAAGTTCTAAAGTAACTGGAGACGGAAGTTTTGATTTCGACCAAGAAATTGATAGAGATGATTTAGCAAAATTTGACGCAGGTATCGCTGCAGGTGTTGGAGTTGACTTTGATCCTATTAGTATTGGAGTTCGTTACAATTACGGTTTAACAACTGTTGGTAAAGAAAGAACTGTTGCTGGAACAACTTACACTGTACCAGACGCAAAAAACAGCAATTTGACATTATACCTTTCGTATAAGTTGAATTAA
- a CDS encoding DUF5723 family protein, producing MKKTLLLFCFFGSFFCARSQSYFGFRDDNYAGIQSVLFNPSAVVDSKYKADVTIGSISATGQNDLYGINVLDALDGDYDLDTDATKNFKSNNRGNLNVDILGPSFMMNITPLHSIALFTRVRSVTNLVGVNGELVDEVNKDLDVSSSFMITGGNPNGVTNSWAEIGASYGTVLLDRDDHFVKGGLTLKYLMAGANSYINGTDLSVAFNRNAVNPALSEYYSTGTLRTAASYDYQNGEKQKFDPTSAGVGVDLGFTYEYRTNCHTCVGNRYKFKAAASVTDIGSLNYKNVTENTYNLTGRVTQEDIEDAEDIFEFFDANYTKTSSRKAVKASLPTALHTNFDWNIDNKFYLNLSGDFGLVNANKINGTAIANSVTFTPRYETRQFSFYIPLTWMEYSGTQIGTGLRAGPIFIGSGSLISNLFSNNSKAANVYVGLKLPIYQDYK from the coding sequence ATGAAGAAAACTTTACTCTTATTTTGCTTCTTTGGAAGCTTTTTTTGTGCACGCTCGCAATCGTATTTCGGATTTAGAGATGATAATTATGCCGGGATTCAAAGCGTGTTATTTAATCCGTCTGCTGTGGTTGATTCTAAATATAAAGCGGATGTTACTATTGGTTCTATTAGTGCAACGGGACAAAATGATTTATACGGAATTAATGTTTTAGATGCATTAGATGGAGATTATGATCTTGATACCGATGCAACTAAAAATTTCAAATCAAACAACAGAGGAAACTTGAATGTAGATATTCTAGGTCCGTCGTTTATGATGAATATCACGCCTTTACATAGTATTGCACTTTTTACAAGAGTTCGAAGCGTAACCAATCTAGTAGGGGTAAATGGTGAGCTTGTAGATGAAGTAAATAAAGATTTAGATGTCTCGAGTAGTTTTATGATTACTGGCGGTAATCCGAATGGAGTTACGAATTCTTGGGCAGAAATTGGCGCGTCGTACGGAACGGTTTTATTGGACCGAGACGACCATTTTGTAAAAGGTGGACTTACGTTGAAGTATTTGATGGCGGGAGCAAACAGCTACATTAACGGAACTGATTTGAGTGTCGCTTTTAATAGAAATGCCGTTAATCCTGCGTTGAGCGAATATTATTCTACTGGAACATTGCGAACGGCTGCAAGCTACGATTATCAAAATGGAGAAAAACAAAAATTTGATCCAACGTCTGCTGGTGTGGGCGTAGATTTAGGTTTTACTTATGAATACCGTACCAATTGCCACACTTGTGTAGGAAACCGTTATAAATTCAAAGCTGCAGCATCTGTAACGGATATTGGAAGTTTGAATTATAAAAACGTTACTGAAAACACTTATAATTTGACTGGAAGAGTTACGCAGGAAGATATAGAAGATGCAGAAGATATCTTCGAATTTTTTGATGCTAATTACACTAAAACTTCTTCAAGAAAAGCGGTAAAAGCAAGTCTGCCAACAGCTTTGCATACTAACTTTGACTGGAATATCGACAATAAATTTTACCTGAATTTAAGCGGCGATTTCGGACTGGTGAATGCCAATAAAATAAACGGAACAGCGATTGCTAATTCGGTTACTTTTACGCCAAGATACGAAACGAGACAGTTTAGTTTTTATATTCCGCTGACTTGGATGGAATACAGCGGTACTCAAATTGGAACTGGCTTAAGAGCTGGACCAATCTTTATTGGGTCGGGTTCATTAATTTCTAATTTGTTTTCAAACAACTCTAAAGCAGCAAATGTTTATGTGGGCTTAAAGCTGCCGATTTATCAAGATTATAAGTAA
- a CDS encoding helix-turn-helix domain-containing protein, whose protein sequence is MKLFIKFDINTICSLYLKQNLEQNNINFTTLGFGEIEIEDNIDAEALEKLKHKLAPCGFEVVENQKSVLVQKIKDAIIELVFMDDSNNYKSSVFLAEKLNHSYGYLSNVFSEVTYSSIENFIILQKIERAKQLIIINEMSLTEIAFLLNYSSVAHLSTQFKNTTGITPSAFQRIIKKRRENLK, encoded by the coding sequence ATGAAACTATTTATAAAGTTTGACATTAACACGATTTGCTCTCTTTATTTAAAACAAAACCTGGAACAAAACAATATTAACTTTACAACTCTGGGATTTGGAGAAATTGAGATTGAAGACAATATTGATGCTGAAGCACTGGAGAAATTAAAACACAAATTAGCTCCATGCGGCTTTGAAGTAGTTGAAAATCAAAAAAGTGTATTAGTCCAAAAAATAAAAGATGCTATCATCGAACTTGTTTTTATGGACGACAGTAATAATTACAAAAGTTCTGTGTTTTTAGCTGAGAAGCTAAATCATAGTTACGGCTATCTATCCAATGTTTTCTCAGAAGTAACATATTCTTCTATAGAAAACTTTATTATATTACAGAAAATTGAAAGAGCAAAACAATTAATAATTATTAATGAAATGAGTTTGACAGAAATTGCTTTTTTACTAAATTACTCCAGTGTTGCCCACTTAAGTACGCAGTTTAAAAACACAACTGGAATTACTCCGTCTGCTTTTCAGAGGATTATTAAGAAACGAAGAGAAAATTTAAAATAA
- a CDS encoding DUF4142 domain-containing protein produces the protein MTEKEETEAFFFIKTANASKSIISKSQIAQQKSSDAIVQELSKRIEIQENLILDEITKMATVKLIVITEINATHKRDLYNLIDANGTEFNDVYLNTMKDALNSQIELFETISRETNDKTILEIVLRYLPEQYKLLRETERIRIQNV, from the coding sequence ATGACAGAGAAAGAAGAAACAGAAGCTTTCTTTTTTATTAAAACGGCAAATGCGAGTAAGTCTATTATTTCAAAAAGTCAAATTGCACAACAAAAAAGTTCAGACGCCATAGTTCAGGAATTGAGTAAGAGAATTGAAATTCAAGAAAATTTAATTCTGGACGAAATAACAAAAATGGCCACTGTAAAGCTCATTGTAATTACTGAAATTAACGCCACGCATAAAAGAGACCTGTACAACCTCATTGATGCAAATGGTACAGAATTCAACGATGTTTATTTAAATACAATGAAAGATGCTTTAAACAGCCAGATTGAGTTATTTGAGACTATCTCTAGAGAAACAAATGATAAAACAATTCTAGAAATAGTTTTAAGGTATTTGCCTGAACAATATAAACTCTTAAGGGAAACCGAGAGAATTAGAATACAAAACGTATAA
- a CDS encoding response regulator, giving the protein MQKNALHILLADDDEDDRLFFKDAFEEIKIQTNVNFVHDGMQLMDHLMNKDNKLPDILFLDLNMPKKTGKECLIEIKKTDHLKDIIIAIYSTSSSEEDIEDTFIQGANIYIKKPSDFNTLKKIINEVVTVNWHYHTSGLNRDNFLLRLK; this is encoded by the coding sequence ATGCAGAAAAACGCATTACACATTTTACTAGCTGATGATGATGAAGATGATCGTCTTTTCTTTAAAGACGCTTTTGAAGAAATAAAAATCCAAACGAACGTAAATTTCGTACATGATGGAATGCAGCTTATGGATCATTTAATGAACAAAGACAATAAACTTCCGGATATTTTGTTTCTCGATTTGAATATGCCTAAAAAAACAGGTAAAGAATGTTTAATTGAAATCAAAAAAACAGATCATCTAAAAGACATAATCATTGCGATTTATTCTACTTCTTCATCTGAAGAAGACATTGAAGACACTTTTATTCAGGGCGCTAATATTTACATTAAAAAACCAAGTGATTTTAATACACTAAAAAAAATAATTAATGAAGTCGTGACCGTAAACTGGCATTATCATACTTCAGGTTTAAACCGTGATAATTTCTTGCTGCGACTAAAATAA
- a CDS encoding YtxH domain-containing protein has protein sequence MKTSSTILGILGAAAAGAFIGVLFAPDKGSNTRKKIKDKSKDYGDNIKTKFDGIVSTITSNGKDIIEEGKSKLNQVKDDFNTIKDEAKTVKTNY, from the coding sequence ATGAAAACTAGTAGCACAATTTTAGGAATTTTAGGAGCCGCAGCGGCGGGAGCGTTTATAGGAGTATTGTTTGCACCAGATAAAGGTTCAAATACAAGAAAAAAAATCAAAGATAAATCGAAAGATTACGGAGATAACATTAAAACAAAATTTGACGGTATTGTAAGCACAATTACTTCAAACGGTAAAGACATTATCGAAGAAGGAAAATCTAAACTTAACCAAGTTAAAGATGACTTCAATACAATCAAAGATGAAGCTAAAACTGTAAAAACAAACTATTAA